The following are encoded together in the Erwinia sp. E602 genome:
- the deoB gene encoding phosphopentomutase: MKRVFIMVLDSFGIGSSKDADRFGDAGSDTLGHIAEACFNGEADKGRQGPLHLPNLTALGLGKAAEASTGRFPPGLDKHAEITGAYAYASELSSGKDTPSGHWEIAGVPVLFDWGYFSDVENSFPQALLDELVEKAQLPGYLGNCHASGTVILDRLGEEHMKSGKPIFYTSADSVFQIACHEETFGLDRLYELCEIAREVLTEGGYNIGRVIARPFVGDKAGSFERTGNRHDLAVEPPSATVLKKLVDEQGGEVVSVGKIADIYAHVGITKKVKATGLDALFDATVKEMAIAPDNSIVFTNFVDFDSTWGHRRDIPGYAGGLELFDRRLPELMAQVKEGDILILTADHGCDPSWPGTEHTREHIPVLIYGPGVKPGYLGYRDTFADIGQTVARYFGLSDMDYGKSML, translated from the coding sequence ATGAAACGTGTATTTATCATGGTGCTGGATTCGTTTGGAATCGGCTCCAGTAAAGACGCCGATCGCTTTGGCGATGCAGGCTCGGATACCCTTGGCCACATCGCCGAGGCGTGCTTCAACGGGGAAGCGGATAAAGGACGTCAGGGGCCGCTGCATTTGCCGAATCTGACGGCGCTGGGGCTGGGTAAAGCGGCGGAGGCCTCCACCGGTCGCTTCCCGCCGGGGCTGGATAAACACGCTGAAATTACCGGCGCTTATGCTTACGCCAGCGAGCTGTCGTCCGGCAAAGATACGCCGTCCGGCCACTGGGAAATTGCCGGCGTGCCGGTGCTGTTCGACTGGGGCTACTTCAGCGACGTCGAGAACAGCTTCCCGCAGGCGCTGCTCGACGAGCTGGTGGAAAAGGCGCAGCTGCCGGGCTATCTCGGTAACTGCCACGCCTCGGGGACGGTGATCCTCGACAGGCTGGGCGAAGAGCATATGAAAAGCGGCAAGCCGATTTTCTATACCTCCGCGGATTCGGTGTTCCAGATTGCCTGCCATGAAGAGACTTTCGGGCTGGATCGTCTGTACGAACTCTGTGAAATCGCCCGTGAAGTCCTCACCGAAGGCGGCTACAACATTGGCCGGGTGATCGCCCGTCCGTTCGTCGGCGACAAGGCCGGCAGCTTTGAACGCACCGGCAACCGTCACGACCTGGCGGTAGAGCCGCCGTCCGCCACCGTGCTGAAAAAGCTGGTGGACGAGCAGGGCGGTGAGGTGGTGTCCGTCGGTAAAATCGCCGATATCTATGCCCACGTCGGCATCACCAAAAAGGTGAAGGCCACCGGGCTGGACGCGCTGTTTGACGCAACGGTGAAAGAGATGGCGATTGCGCCGGATAACAGCATCGTGTTCACCAACTTCGTTGACTTTGACTCCACCTGGGGCCACCGTCGCGATATTCCTGGCTATGCCGGCGGGCTGGAGCTGTTTGACCGCCGCCTGCCGGAGCTGATGGCGCAGGTGAAAGAGGGTGATATCCTGATCCTCACCGCTGACCACGGCTGCGATCCAAGCTGGCCGGGCACTGAACACACCCGCGAACATATTCCGGTGCTGATCTACGGCCCGGGCGTCAAGCCGGGTTATCTGGGCTACCGCGATACCTTCGCCGATATCGGCCAGACCGTGGCACGCTATTTTGGCCTCTCCGATATGGATTACGGCAAATCAATGCTGTAA
- the radA gene encoding DNA repair protein RadA, with the protein MAKAVKRAFVCNECGADYPRWQGQCSACQAWNTITEMRLAASPAAARNERLSGYAGSVAGPSRVQKLSEISLEALPRFSTGFKEFDRVLGGGVVPGSAILIGGNPGAGKSTLLLQTLCRLSESMKTLYVTGEESLQQVAMRAHRLGLPTENLYMLSETSIEQICLIAEQEQPKLMVIDSIQVMHMADIQSSPGSVAQVRETAAYLTRFAKTTGVAIVMVGHVTKDGSLAGPKVLEHCIDCSVLLDGDADSRYRTLRSHKNRFGAVNELGVFAMTEQGLREVSNPSAIFLSRGDEVTSGSSVMVLWEGTRPLLVEIQALVDHSMMGNPRRVAVGLEQNRLAILLAVLHRHGGLQMADQDVFVNVVGGVKVTETSADLALMLSMVSSLRDRPLPQDLVVFGEVGLAGEIRPVPSGQERISEAAKHGFRRAIVPAANVPKKMPENMKVYGVKKLADALSILDDL; encoded by the coding sequence TTGGCCAAAGCGGTAAAACGTGCCTTTGTCTGCAACGAATGCGGTGCAGACTACCCACGCTGGCAGGGGCAGTGCAGCGCCTGCCAGGCCTGGAACACCATCACCGAGATGCGGCTTGCCGCCTCGCCTGCCGCGGCGCGTAACGAGCGCCTCTCCGGCTATGCGGGCAGCGTCGCCGGCCCGAGCCGGGTGCAGAAACTCTCCGAAATCAGCCTCGAAGCGCTGCCGCGCTTCAGCACCGGTTTTAAAGAGTTTGACCGCGTGCTCGGCGGCGGCGTGGTGCCCGGCAGCGCCATTCTGATCGGCGGTAACCCCGGCGCGGGGAAAAGTACCCTGCTGCTGCAGACGCTGTGCAGGCTCTCTGAGTCGATGAAAACTCTCTACGTCACCGGTGAAGAGTCGCTGCAGCAGGTGGCGATGCGCGCCCACCGGCTGGGGCTGCCGACCGAAAACCTCTATATGCTGTCGGAAACCAGCATCGAGCAGATCTGCCTGATCGCCGAACAGGAGCAGCCGAAGCTGATGGTGATCGACTCGATCCAGGTGATGCATATGGCCGACATCCAGTCGTCGCCGGGCAGCGTGGCGCAGGTGCGCGAAACCGCCGCCTATCTCACCCGTTTTGCCAAAACCACCGGCGTGGCGATCGTGATGGTCGGTCACGTCACCAAAGACGGCTCGCTGGCCGGGCCCAAGGTGCTGGAGCACTGCATCGACTGTTCGGTACTGCTGGACGGCGACGCGGACTCGCGTTACCGCACCCTGCGTAGCCATAAAAACCGCTTCGGCGCGGTGAATGAGCTGGGGGTGTTTGCCATGACCGAGCAGGGGCTGCGCGAGGTCAGCAACCCGTCGGCGATCTTCTTAAGCCGCGGCGACGAAGTAACCTCCGGCAGCTCGGTGATGGTGCTGTGGGAGGGCACGCGGCCGCTGCTGGTTGAGATCCAGGCGCTGGTCGATCACTCGATGATGGGTAACCCCCGGCGCGTGGCGGTGGGGCTGGAGCAGAACCGGCTGGCGATCCTGCTGGCGGTGCTGCACCGTCACGGCGGCCTGCAGATGGCCGACCAGGACGTGTTCGTTAACGTGGTTGGCGGCGTCAAGGTCACCGAGACCAGCGCCGACCTGGCGCTGATGCTGTCGATGGTCTCCAGCCTGCGCGATCGTCCGCTGCCGCAGGATCTGGTGGTGTTCGGTGAAGTGGGGCTGGCCGGAGAAATCCGCCCGGTGCCGAGCGGCCAGGAGCGCATCTCTGAGGCGGCCAAGCACGGCTTCCGCCGGGCGATCGTGCCCGCGGCCAACGTGCCGAAGAAGATGCCGGAAAACATGAAGGTGTACGGCGTAAAAAAACTGGCGGATGCGCTGTCGATCCTTGACGACCTGTAA
- the deoD gene encoding purine-nucleoside phosphorylase, producing MATPHINAELGDFADVVLMPGDPLRAKHIAETFLDGAVEVNNVRGMLGYTGTYKGRKISVMGHGMGIPSCSIYAKELITDFGVKKIIRVGSCGAVREDVKLRDVVIGMGACTDSKVNRMRFKDHDFAAIADFDMVRNAVDAAKALGVDARVGNIFSADLFYSPDPQMFDVMEKYGILGVEMEAAGIYGVAAEFGAKALTICTVSDHIRTHEQTTAAERQTTFNDMIKIALESVLLGDNA from the coding sequence ATGGCTACGCCTCATATTAACGCTGAACTGGGTGATTTCGCCGACGTGGTACTGATGCCGGGCGATCCGCTGCGCGCTAAGCACATCGCGGAAACCTTCCTGGATGGCGCGGTTGAAGTGAACAACGTGCGCGGCATGCTCGGTTACACCGGCACCTATAAAGGCCGTAAGATCTCGGTGATGGGTCACGGTATGGGCATCCCGTCCTGCTCGATCTACGCCAAAGAGCTGATCACCGACTTCGGCGTGAAGAAGATCATCCGCGTGGGTTCCTGCGGCGCGGTGCGTGAAGACGTGAAGCTGCGTGACGTGGTGATCGGGATGGGTGCCTGCACCGATTCCAAAGTGAACCGCATGCGCTTCAAAGACCACGATTTTGCGGCGATTGCCGACTTCGACATGGTGCGTAACGCGGTTGACGCGGCCAAAGCGCTGGGCGTGGACGCGCGCGTCGGCAACATCTTCTCCGCCGACCTGTTTTACAGCCCGGATCCGCAGATGTTCGACGTGATGGAGAAGTACGGCATCCTCGGCGTTGAGATGGAAGCGGCCGGTATCTACGGCGTGGCGGCAGAGTTCGGTGCGAAAGCGCTGACCATCTGCACCGTGTCGGACCATATCCGCACCCACGAGCAGACCACCGCTGCCGAACGCCAGACCACCTTCAACGATATGATTAAGATCGCGCTGGAGTCGGTACTGCTGGGCGACAACGCCTGA
- the serB gene encoding phosphoserine phosphatase, with translation MPNSLTWCDLPADVSEWPGLPLSLSGDEVMPLDYRAGRTGWLLYGRQLDKAALTAYQHRLGAAMVIVSAWSIEDYHVVRLAGSLTPFAAQLAHDAGLDVAPLGKIPHLKTPGLLVMDMDSTAIEIECIDEIAKLAGSGELVAEVTERAMRGELDFAASLRQRVATLKGADANILKQVRDELPLMPGLTSLVHKLQALGWQVAIASGGFTYFAEYLRDSLHLSAIAANVLEIRDGKLTGEVLGDIVDAQYKANTLRQLAERFGIAPEQTVAVGDGANDLPMIKASGLGIAYHAKPKVNEQTEVTIRHADLMGVFCILSGSLIHEER, from the coding sequence ATGCCGAATAGTCTGACCTGGTGCGATCTGCCCGCCGATGTTTCCGAATGGCCGGGTTTACCCCTTTCCCTGAGCGGCGATGAAGTGATGCCGCTGGACTACCGTGCCGGGCGCACCGGTTGGTTACTGTACGGACGCCAGCTGGATAAAGCGGCGCTGACCGCCTACCAGCACCGCCTGGGTGCCGCGATGGTGATCGTCAGCGCGTGGAGCATTGAGGATTATCACGTGGTACGCCTGGCCGGCTCACTGACGCCGTTTGCCGCGCAGCTGGCCCACGACGCCGGGCTGGACGTGGCGCCGCTGGGTAAAATCCCGCACCTGAAAACGCCGGGCCTGCTGGTGATGGATATGGACTCCACCGCGATTGAGATCGAGTGCATCGACGAGATCGCTAAGCTGGCCGGCAGCGGCGAGCTGGTGGCAGAAGTGACCGAACGGGCCATGCGCGGCGAGCTGGACTTTGCTGCCAGCCTGCGCCAGCGCGTCGCCACCCTGAAGGGGGCGGACGCCAATATTCTGAAGCAGGTGCGCGACGAGCTGCCGCTGATGCCGGGGCTGACCTCGCTGGTGCACAAGCTGCAGGCGCTGGGCTGGCAGGTGGCGATCGCCTCCGGCGGCTTCACCTACTTTGCCGAATACCTGCGTGACAGCCTGCACCTGTCGGCGATTGCCGCCAACGTGCTGGAGATCCGCGATGGCAAACTGACCGGTGAAGTGCTGGGCGATATCGTTGATGCACAGTACAAAGCGAACACCCTGCGCCAGCTGGCTGAACGTTTCGGCATCGCGCCGGAGCAGACCGTGGCCGTGGGTGATGGCGCTAACGATCTGCCGATGATCAAAGCCTCCGGGCTGGGCATTGCCTACCATGCCAAGCCAAAAGTGAACGAACAAACCGAAGTGACCATTCGCCACGCCGATCTGATGGGGGTGTTCTGCATCCTCAGCGGCAGCCTGATCCACGAAGAACGTTAA